From a region of the Paenibacillus sp. FSL R10-2734 genome:
- a CDS encoding cyclic nucleotide-binding domain-containing protein, whose product MIPNAAVDFLRDHPLLRGVPDAELRNVINAIQLMSLEDGQRLLMEESTSKDCFIIWQGKVQVTSVNLVGKALLLAELGPGELVGEIGLIRNVQRSASVTAIGQVEALRLDRPSFEYLANLSPLFYESVLVNIRIRMIHSMLRKATIWSVIPDAELRGLAEITTIKKVTKGEEIIVEGAVIDQFLMISSGSIELRGQKRRKTVLREGDFYGETELLTDTASSHTLIAVEDSELLIMGKLEFLTILDYYAPVRQQLIEFLNMRTPHLMEKVTIAFGEESVARDNESLPKAKDKWIEQLLWLVGGFLVLSFLALFLHSQWWKISALIVGGVVGPIAFVAFIRSQQLIGFRQIRLGLVFVSTAIVAIPLAWYLERTWLFEVRANSFDFSQLSVPLSVAIIEETAKLLICVMLVRTRKIQFLMDAVVFGAAAGMGFAAVESIIYGWVHLDEASSLGMLAVLWMRALLSPFGHGTWTAIATVGIWYASSMHKNSNLGGGKPWTRWRRAMEMFLAAVVMHAIWNYRFESGLMKAGAMAVVGFMGLYLLFSLIRRGRREEFHALNMLNPTTHEAIRHDDQVKPLTQELYCENCGSMSPQGTRYCARCGQALRIK is encoded by the coding sequence ATGATACCCAATGCTGCAGTCGATTTTCTACGTGATCATCCGTTATTACGAGGCGTTCCTGATGCGGAGCTACGAAATGTAATTAACGCTATACAACTTATGTCTTTAGAGGATGGACAACGACTTCTTATGGAAGAGTCCACCTCTAAGGACTGTTTCATTATATGGCAAGGGAAAGTGCAGGTCACCTCGGTTAATTTAGTTGGGAAGGCACTGCTCTTGGCTGAGCTTGGACCGGGAGAGTTAGTCGGAGAGATCGGTCTTATTCGGAACGTACAAAGATCAGCTAGTGTTACGGCAATCGGGCAAGTAGAAGCGTTGCGTTTAGACCGTCCGTCATTCGAATACTTGGCGAATCTGAGTCCGTTATTTTACGAGAGTGTGCTTGTGAACATACGGATCCGGATGATCCATAGTATGCTTCGTAAAGCGACAATCTGGTCGGTCATCCCTGATGCTGAGCTTCGGGGGCTTGCAGAGATTACAACGATCAAGAAAGTAACGAAGGGCGAAGAGATTATCGTGGAAGGTGCGGTAATAGATCAATTTCTCATGATTAGCAGCGGGAGTATCGAACTTCGCGGTCAAAAGCGGCGCAAGACGGTACTTCGAGAAGGGGATTTTTATGGAGAGACAGAGTTACTAACAGACACTGCTTCCTCGCACACGTTGATTGCGGTAGAAGATAGTGAATTACTGATCATGGGCAAGTTAGAATTCTTAACTATACTCGACTATTACGCTCCGGTTCGTCAACAGCTCATTGAGTTTCTAAATATGCGAACACCCCATCTGATGGAGAAAGTTACAATTGCTTTCGGCGAGGAGTCTGTTGCCCGGGATAATGAATCGTTACCTAAAGCCAAAGATAAGTGGATTGAGCAATTACTTTGGCTGGTAGGTGGATTCCTTGTCTTATCCTTCTTAGCACTGTTCCTTCATAGTCAATGGTGGAAGATCTCCGCCTTAATTGTTGGAGGTGTGGTGGGTCCCATAGCATTCGTAGCTTTTATAAGAAGTCAGCAGTTAATAGGCTTTCGTCAGATAAGGCTTGGTTTAGTTTTTGTGTCTACCGCGATTGTTGCTATCCCGCTGGCTTGGTATTTAGAGCGAACATGGCTGTTTGAAGTAAGAGCAAATTCCTTTGACTTTTCGCAGCTTTCCGTACCTTTGTCTGTAGCTATAATAGAAGAAACTGCTAAATTATTAATCTGTGTGATGCTCGTTCGAACGCGAAAAATCCAGTTTCTGATGGATGCAGTGGTATTTGGTGCCGCAGCAGGAATGGGATTCGCTGCAGTGGAAAGTATCATTTATGGATGGGTGCATCTAGACGAGGCCTCTTCACTTGGGATGCTCGCTGTCCTATGGATGAGAGCACTATTATCGCCCTTCGGTCATGGAACATGGACTGCGATTGCAACTGTGGGGATATGGTATGCAAGCAGCATGCATAAGAACTCGAATTTGGGGGGCGGCAAGCCATGGACGAGATGGCGACGTGCAATGGAGATGTTTTTGGCAGCAGTTGTGATGCATGCAATATGGAATTATCGCTTTGAATCGGGTTTGATGAAGGCGGGTGCTATGGCCGTAGTCGGGTTTATGGGCCTCTATTTATTGTTCTCACTTATTCGGAGGGGAAGAAGAGAAGAGTTCCATGCATTGAATATGTTAAATCCAA
- a CDS encoding Crp/Fnr family transcriptional regulator, giving the protein MNPQLLRDFPFFEHLDDGYLAEIAKLCSERTYIKGESIFFEGDEGEELYLVISGVVQIYQDNLSRDVILSIFREGDFFGEMALLQNERARSASARTIEKSTLCILKKRDFIPLLKNNPEILIGILETALDRLRDANKLITDLTVLDVRTRIARVLLRLTEQHGVSSDEGVLIDLKLTHQHLADMTGTARETVTKSLLELQNEQLIRIDQRKILVCNIDRLRNILDAI; this is encoded by the coding sequence ATGAACCCACAACTGTTACGAGATTTCCCGTTCTTCGAACATCTTGATGATGGATATTTAGCTGAAATTGCCAAGTTATGTAGCGAGCGTACTTACATAAAAGGAGAGTCCATTTTTTTTGAAGGTGATGAGGGAGAGGAACTCTATCTGGTTATATCTGGAGTTGTTCAAATCTATCAAGATAACCTCTCAAGGGATGTAATCCTTTCTATTTTTAGAGAAGGTGATTTCTTTGGAGAAATGGCTTTGCTGCAAAATGAAAGAGCGCGCTCTGCTTCTGCAAGGACCATTGAGAAGTCCACCTTATGTATTTTGAAAAAACGCGATTTCATTCCCTTATTAAAAAATAATCCGGAAATACTGATCGGCATCTTGGAAACAGCCTTAGATCGTCTACGTGATGCCAATAAATTAATAACGGACTTGACCGTTCTCGACGTGCGTACGCGTATTGCTCGCGTGTTGTTGCGTCTAACAGAACAGCATGGAGTGTCCTCTGATGAAGGTGTTCTAATCGATTTGAAATTAACGCATCAACACCTGGCAGATATGACAGGAACGGCACGCGAGACCGTGACAAAGTCATTGCTTGAATTACAGAATGAGCAGTTGATACGTATTGATCAGAGGAAAATACTTGTGTGTAACATAGATAGACTTAGGAATATACTAGATGCAATTTGA
- a CDS encoding glycosyltransferase family 39 protein, producing the protein MSVTWKRSIFIIFFLVLLLELGVGYYLTSIYGFMSGDASSRVANAFYVLYSREPSLANIGFVWNPLPSFMEMILLVFYPIFPALASEGLAAVIVSSLFAALTVALLVKAGKQFGLNKWLSIIFALLYAFNPYIFYYGANGLTEVIFIYFINIAVIQLLLWMQKDGARPLVIAAIAIAFAFWTRYETVFFGAALAVAVLIWILQTKTELMKERLQQVEGTWILLLTPVVFSGLLWIFFNYTIMGDGFYFLTSSYGNLGQATLLMEDEKFTSLVNNPISTLIFVAERLWYFSIPLIIIFVMRIIERRIFRWDFLMLIILALSIPSMQVILLLRGGTAAWIRYYMYVFPIVVAWIPYEISKMRFRKVGSTLLIIGMLISGVVMGMMMNNPKIASDEYEAFRQNKLFEEQQAGAAVTAFINENVPNQMILSDSFSSFRIIMGSSNPKNFVITSDDDFVESLEDPAEHNIDFILLPNPKAVLSIDGVNQKYPDLYEDGAEWATLYQEFNGYWKLYKVK; encoded by the coding sequence ATGTCAGTTACATGGAAACGATCAATATTTATTATCTTTTTTTTGGTGTTGTTACTAGAGCTGGGGGTAGGCTATTACCTAACATCCATTTATGGATTTATGTCGGGAGACGCTTCAAGCCGTGTAGCTAATGCTTTCTATGTCCTATATAGTCGTGAGCCGAGCCTTGCAAATATTGGGTTTGTCTGGAACCCTCTCCCGAGTTTTATGGAAATGATTTTACTTGTTTTTTATCCCATATTCCCAGCGCTTGCATCAGAAGGATTAGCTGCCGTTATCGTTTCCAGCTTATTTGCTGCTCTAACTGTAGCGTTATTAGTAAAGGCTGGAAAGCAATTCGGACTGAACAAATGGCTAAGCATCATCTTTGCACTGCTTTACGCTTTTAATCCGTATATTTTTTATTATGGAGCCAATGGATTAACAGAGGTCATCTTCATTTATTTCATTAACATAGCTGTGATCCAATTGCTGCTCTGGATGCAAAAAGATGGTGCAAGACCTTTGGTTATAGCAGCAATTGCAATTGCATTTGCTTTTTGGACACGTTACGAAACCGTATTTTTTGGGGCGGCACTAGCAGTAGCAGTCCTTATCTGGATATTGCAGACCAAAACAGAATTAATGAAGGAGCGGTTGCAGCAAGTCGAGGGAACGTGGATTCTTCTATTAACGCCGGTTGTTTTCTCAGGATTGCTATGGATTTTCTTTAACTATACAATTATGGGCGATGGATTTTACTTTCTGACATCCAGCTACGGCAATTTAGGACAAGCAACCTTATTAATGGAAGATGAGAAATTTACTTCGCTGGTTAATAACCCTATTTCTACTTTAATTTTCGTTGCGGAGCGTTTATGGTATTTCAGTATACCGCTCATTATCATATTTGTGATGCGTATCATAGAGCGGCGAATATTCAGATGGGATTTTCTCATGCTGATTATACTTGCACTCTCAATCCCTTCGATGCAAGTTATTCTTTTGCTAAGGGGAGGGACTGCAGCGTGGATTCGATACTACATGTATGTATTTCCTATCGTTGTTGCGTGGATTCCTTACGAGATTAGCAAAATGAGATTTCGTAAAGTAGGATCAACCCTGCTCATTATTGGGATGCTTATAAGCGGAGTAGTCATGGGTATGATGATGAATAATCCGAAAATTGCATCCGATGAATATGAGGCTTTCCGTCAAAATAAACTGTTTGAAGAACAACAAGCTGGCGCAGCGGTAACAGCATTTATTAATGAAAATGTGCCTAACCAGATGATTCTTTCAGACTCATTCAGCAGCTTCAGAATTATTATGGGCAGCAGCAATCCTAAAAACTTCGTTATAACAAGTGATGATGATTTTGTAGAATCGCTTGAAGATCCTGCAGAGCATAACATTGATTTTATCCTGCTTCCAAACCCGAAAGCCGTTCTGTCCATAGATGGAGTGAACCAAAAGTATCCGGATCTCTATGAAGATGGAGCAGAGTGGGCTACATTGTATCAAGAGTTTAATGGTTATTGGAAACTATACAAGGTGAAGTAG
- a CDS encoding glycosyltransferase family 2 protein codes for MKPVRIGDALLSEGLITNEQLQEAIDYQIRFGGRLGDIIMKLEDVDREAIQLFTQQLPSKGRLGEMLVNTGQITQEQLDQALLFQQKSGGILGDILLSFRFIEPDQLYRAIATQNNMGRIGVEFSFEQEHKLPETMARAYNAIILNRDFNRYLVAVSSILTQEQVRELERYLDSPIEQVMATRDEMELFWKEVYVEELMLESTDKLIAEKPEDSAHITFTKSQTIGLLISGVLFVGGLIWDWLWTLLIINIVVQIGYLLMSFFKYSILIYGAKETAQLRYTEEEIAAIDERALPVYSILVPIYKESNIIPQLIRNIENLDYPRSKLDVRLLIEEDDVEAQELLRTFKPPSYFTVLVVPHSLPKTKPKACNYGLIRARGEYVVIYDAEDRPDPDQLKKVYLAFQASQENVCCIQAKLNYYNSNQNLLTRWFTHEYSMWFELLLPGVMQLDIPIPLGGTSNHFKTDVLKKINAWDPYNVTEDADLGVRLYKEGYKTAIVDSRTWEEATSRVGNWIRQRSRWIKGYMQTWLVHMRNPVQLWRDLGTKGFFGFQAMVLATPMLPLLNPIFWTMLLLWYLAKVEIIPLFFPGPIYYFAAFELFIGNFIFVYSLTVGIYWVTRDLHNKGNKVFSFSLIKYTLLTPIYWVLMSIAAIKAAIQLVTKPFYWEKTTHGHATMDTHHANSNMDTSM; via the coding sequence ATGAAGCCTGTACGTATTGGGGATGCACTGTTGAGCGAAGGTTTAATTACGAACGAACAGCTGCAAGAGGCTATCGACTACCAGATAAGATTTGGCGGTCGACTAGGCGATATAATTATGAAACTCGAAGATGTGGATCGCGAAGCGATTCAATTATTCACTCAGCAGCTTCCAAGCAAAGGTAGACTAGGCGAAATGCTGGTGAATACAGGGCAGATTACGCAAGAACAGCTGGATCAAGCTCTTTTGTTTCAACAGAAAAGTGGAGGTATTCTGGGAGATATTTTATTATCGTTCCGTTTTATTGAACCTGATCAGCTATATCGGGCCATTGCCACCCAGAATAATATGGGTCGCATCGGTGTGGAGTTTTCATTTGAGCAGGAGCATAAATTGCCAGAAACGATGGCCCGTGCTTATAATGCGATTATTTTGAATAGAGATTTCAACCGGTATTTGGTAGCGGTGAGTAGCATTCTAACTCAGGAACAGGTGAGGGAACTAGAAAGATATCTGGACAGTCCGATTGAACAAGTAATGGCAACTAGAGACGAGATGGAATTATTCTGGAAAGAAGTTTACGTCGAGGAGCTCATGTTGGAAAGTACCGATAAGCTAATAGCCGAAAAACCAGAAGATTCCGCACATATTACGTTTACGAAAAGTCAAACCATTGGATTACTTATATCCGGTGTATTATTTGTGGGCGGCTTGATATGGGATTGGCTGTGGACATTACTCATTATTAACATCGTTGTTCAAATCGGATATTTATTGATGTCGTTCTTTAAGTATTCCATTTTAATCTACGGAGCAAAGGAAACAGCTCAGCTTAGGTACACGGAGGAAGAAATTGCAGCTATAGATGAGAGAGCCTTGCCGGTATATAGCATACTGGTTCCTATCTATAAGGAAAGTAATATCATTCCACAGCTTATTCGAAATATTGAAAACTTAGATTATCCTAGATCGAAATTGGATGTCAGGCTGCTAATTGAAGAGGACGATGTCGAAGCCCAGGAATTGCTGAGAACATTCAAGCCTCCATCTTACTTTACGGTGCTTGTTGTGCCGCACAGCTTGCCCAAGACTAAACCAAAAGCTTGCAACTACGGTCTTATACGGGCTAGAGGAGAATATGTAGTTATCTATGATGCGGAAGATCGTCCCGATCCAGATCAACTGAAAAAAGTATACCTTGCCTTTCAGGCGAGTCAAGAAAATGTTTGCTGCATACAGGCAAAGCTTAATTATTACAACAGCAACCAAAATCTGCTAACCCGCTGGTTCACTCATGAATATAGCATGTGGTTTGAATTGCTTCTGCCAGGAGTAATGCAACTCGATATTCCAATACCTTTGGGAGGCACTTCAAACCATTTTAAGACGGATGTATTGAAGAAAATTAATGCGTGGGATCCGTACAACGTGACGGAAGATGCGGATCTTGGAGTACGACTATATAAAGAAGGATACAAGACAGCTATTGTTGATTCCAGAACATGGGAAGAAGCAACAAGTCGAGTAGGCAACTGGATTAGACAGCGGTCGAGGTGGATTAAGGGTTATATGCAAACATGGCTTGTACATATGCGTAATCCGGTTCAGCTTTGGCGTGATCTCGGAACAAAGGGTTTTTTTGGATTTCAAGCGATGGTGCTTGCAACTCCCATGCTTCCTTTATTAAACCCTATATTTTGGACAATGCTGTTGCTGTGGTATTTAGCGAAAGTAGAAATCATACCTCTATTTTTCCCAGGTCCAATTTATTATTTCGCCGCATTTGAATTGTTTATTGGCAATTTTATTTTTGTATACAGTCTCACTGTTGGTATTTACTGGGTGACTAGAGATTTGCATAACAAAGGAAATAAAGTATTTTCATTTTCACTTATCAAATACACATTGTTGACGCCGATTTATTGGGTGCTGATGAGTATCGCAGCAATTAAGGCGGCTATCCAACTCGTCACCAAGCCATTTTATTGGGAAAAAACGACACACGGACACGCTACTATGGATACACATCATGCAAATTCAAACATGGATACATCGATGTAG
- a CDS encoding sugar phosphate nucleotidyltransferase: MKIILLSGGSGKRLWPLSNDYRSKQFIKVMNSDNGINESQTSMIQRVWNYLKKYDLASSAVIAASRVQQEVIESQLGDDVTLVLEPVKRDTFPAICLASSFLHTKWNVNEDEVVVVMPVDVEADEGFFAAIRQLALEFESSTANIGLIGLKPTHPSEKFGYILPDSSDGDAALLTIDRFVEKPASDEASQLIALGALWNCGVFVFRLGYLLQLLDASQWPRQYEGLLTQYHTMPAISFDYEVVEKERNVVVKPYEGKWSDLGTWDEWTTTMPSYLNGKGILSEDSVNTHIVNELQIPIVVMGISNAIIAASPDGILFSDKKLSPKLKELIKPISARPMYEETLYGWYRVIDIEKNEMDQQVVTKRVHVWARKHISYQIHTKRDEIWTIISGNGDVVVDEQRFTVSSGDVIHIKCGSKHAIRAIDGLDLIEVQIGVEVSEEDITRYDYDWEEHRLLRKGRIFV, translated from the coding sequence ATGAAAATAATACTTTTATCTGGCGGATCTGGAAAGCGATTATGGCCGTTGTCAAATGACTATCGTTCGAAACAGTTTATAAAGGTAATGAATAGTGATAATGGCATTAATGAAAGTCAAACTTCAATGATTCAACGAGTATGGAACTACTTAAAAAAGTATGATCTTGCTTCTTCGGCGGTAATTGCAGCAAGTAGGGTGCAGCAAGAGGTTATCGAATCTCAACTTGGCGATGATGTTACTCTCGTGCTCGAGCCCGTTAAGAGGGACACTTTCCCGGCAATATGTTTGGCATCGAGTTTTTTACATACGAAATGGAATGTGAACGAAGATGAGGTAGTTGTAGTCATGCCAGTCGATGTTGAAGCGGATGAAGGATTTTTTGCTGCTATTAGGCAGCTTGCGCTTGAATTTGAATCATCGACAGCAAATATAGGGCTTATTGGCTTGAAACCGACACATCCTTCAGAGAAGTTCGGTTATATTCTTCCCGATTCTTCAGATGGAGATGCAGCTTTGTTAACAATTGACCGATTTGTTGAAAAGCCAGCTTCAGACGAAGCATCACAATTGATTGCTTTGGGTGCTCTCTGGAATTGCGGGGTATTTGTTTTCCGCTTAGGCTATCTACTTCAATTGTTGGATGCATCACAATGGCCTAGGCAATACGAGGGACTTCTCACTCAATATCATACGATGCCTGCCATCAGTTTTGATTATGAAGTGGTTGAGAAGGAAAGAAATGTTGTCGTCAAACCGTATGAAGGAAAATGGAGTGATCTGGGAACTTGGGATGAATGGACAACCACGATGCCAAGTTACTTGAATGGAAAAGGTATTCTAAGTGAGGACAGTGTAAATACACATATCGTTAATGAATTGCAGATTCCAATCGTTGTGATGGGGATTTCCAATGCAATTATCGCTGCCAGTCCAGACGGGATTTTGTTCTCGGATAAAAAACTCAGTCCCAAGCTAAAGGAGCTGATAAAGCCCATTTCAGCAAGGCCTATGTACGAAGAAACCCTATATGGATGGTACCGTGTGATTGATATAGAGAAAAATGAGATGGACCAGCAAGTAGTTACGAAGCGGGTGCATGTGTGGGCTAGAAAACATATTAGCTACCAGATTCATACGAAGCGCGATGAAATATGGACGATTATTAGCGGAAACGGGGATGTCGTTGTTGATGAGCAACGTTTTACTGTGAGTTCAGGGGATGTGATTCATATTAAGTGTGGATCGAAACATGCAATTCGAGCGATAGATGGCCTTGACCTGATCGAGGTTCAAATTGGTGTTGAAGTTAGTGAAGAAGACATTACAAGATATGACTACGACTGGGAAGAGCACAGGCTCCTAAGGAAAGGAAGAATATTCGTATGA
- a CDS encoding CehA/McbA family metallohydrolase yields MNKGQISVKLEQNNTYFPIEAEEEYEWFAIRFTYEKENSWGRLHLFDSEKHIRFCFLDGGNERLIVVHNQPELTSSIAVPGPIVTGTWMLEVSNEEGRTFEAEWEFGCGTLPEEYVSTLMQGEREYWNSGKLNAGFTMDNYDWAKVWQTGSRWYKGDFHTHTVLSDGKMTQLMNREQALKQGMDFFVATDHNVMSTSWAKGNALVIPGVEITAGDGHWNALGLRKWIDWRATSLDGGLTTQQGMDRLMKEAAELGAICSINHPMLRPWAWLYGETKLEGVQSMEIWNDPTFSPNHVATEKALQLWTASWNEGYRITGIGGSDSHMLPTDKYDDSPIPSLIGDPATYVWCDDLSADAVLEGVRNGYVYVSRGPVIDASIQIGDNAYRFGCNLSTAFSQEYDEMASREVTCKLSVASHVNARVTLIHNGNAEWVRDVSATATGEVPEMLEWNIPLEEGTYNWYRFDIRDEVGTLLAFTNPFYYGSKEPQITTYNELLASANLTQDN; encoded by the coding sequence ATGAATAAAGGACAAATTTCCGTTAAGCTGGAGCAGAATAATACCTACTTCCCGATTGAGGCTGAAGAAGAGTACGAATGGTTCGCGATTCGGTTTACTTATGAGAAGGAGAATTCTTGGGGACGATTACATCTGTTTGATTCGGAAAAACATATTCGATTCTGCTTCCTAGATGGTGGAAACGAGCGGCTCATTGTCGTTCATAACCAGCCGGAATTAACGAGTTCAATCGCGGTGCCAGGGCCGATCGTGACCGGCACATGGATGCTTGAAGTTTCAAATGAAGAAGGCAGAACTTTCGAAGCTGAGTGGGAATTTGGTTGTGGTACATTGCCAGAGGAGTACGTATCGACGCTAATGCAGGGCGAACGTGAGTATTGGAACAGTGGCAAGCTGAATGCTGGCTTCACGATGGACAACTATGACTGGGCGAAGGTGTGGCAGACGGGGAGCCGTTGGTACAAGGGGGATTTCCATACGCATACCGTGTTGTCTGATGGTAAGATGACGCAGCTCATGAACCGCGAACAAGCGCTGAAGCAAGGTATGGATTTCTTTGTAGCGACAGATCACAATGTGATGTCTACATCCTGGGCTAAAGGAAACGCGCTCGTCATTCCAGGTGTGGAGATAACGGCTGGTGACGGACACTGGAATGCACTGGGACTTCGGAAGTGGATCGATTGGCGAGCGACCTCACTGGATGGAGGCTTAACCACTCAGCAGGGTATGGATCGATTGATGAAAGAAGCTGCTGAACTGGGGGCGATTTGCTCAATTAATCATCCGATGCTGAGACCTTGGGCTTGGCTTTACGGAGAGACGAAGTTGGAGGGAGTACAATCCATGGAAATATGGAATGACCCGACCTTTTCTCCGAATCATGTAGCTACCGAAAAAGCATTGCAGTTATGGACGGCAAGCTGGAATGAAGGCTACCGCATTACAGGTATTGGTGGCTCTGACTCACATATGCTACCGACAGACAAATATGATGATAGCCCAATTCCATCTTTAATTGGAGATCCTGCTACGTATGTGTGGTGTGATGATCTGAGTGCAGATGCAGTATTAGAAGGCGTGCGGAATGGATATGTTTATGTATCGCGCGGTCCAGTAATTGATGCATCGATTCAAATCGGCGATAATGCTTACCGTTTCGGGTGTAATCTGTCTACTGCGTTTAGTCAGGAGTATGATGAAATGGCATCCCGTGAAGTGACTTGCAAATTAAGCGTAGCTAGTCATGTGAACGCTCGAGTGACACTAATCCACAATGGAAATGCTGAATGGGTGAGGGATGTATCCGCAACGGCCACGGGAGAAGTACCTGAGATGCTGGAATGGAACATACCATTAGAAGAGGGAACGTATAACTGGTACCGCTTTGACATTCGTGATGAAGTAGGGACGCTGCTCGCCTTTACGAACCCATTTTATTATGGTTCTAAGGAGCCTCAGATTACAACTTATAATGAGCTCTTGGCAAGTGCGAATCTGACGCAGGATAATTAA
- a CDS encoding DMT family transporter — protein MTTIALILVLASGFTHSIWNLFAKRSMNKDVFLWMINIPCFLLLTPYLIEWLVNNTIPLRAYGLILLSIMLQSGYFILLSKAYQFGDISQVYPIMRGTGALLVPILSVLIYSESLSIFGWAGLMLIIYGMIRIGGFKLNRTLLQDKKYMKGLMYALGVGLCITGYTLTDKIILEFMPPLALLALCNIGYMLVLTLPALRSKAVKTEWKINKVPLIVGSILSPGSYLLFLFAMNLGPLSHLSPIREIGTVFGTLLGILVLKEQQGRMRVMMSIAITAGIIIIGTLG, from the coding sequence ATGACAACTATCGCACTCATACTCGTGTTAGCATCTGGTTTTACACATTCGATATGGAATTTGTTTGCGAAACGCAGCATGAATAAAGATGTGTTCCTATGGATGATTAATATCCCATGTTTTTTGCTGCTCACTCCATATCTGATTGAATGGCTAGTAAACAACACGATTCCATTGAGAGCTTACGGCTTAATACTGCTATCTATTATGCTGCAGAGTGGGTATTTCATATTACTATCGAAGGCATATCAGTTCGGTGATATTTCACAGGTTTATCCGATTATGCGTGGGACAGGAGCACTGCTCGTTCCTATCCTAAGTGTACTTATATACAGCGAGTCTCTTTCCATCTTCGGATGGGCAGGTTTAATGCTTATTATTTATGGAATGATCCGCATCGGTGGCTTTAAGCTGAATCGAACACTGCTGCAAGATAAGAAGTATATGAAAGGTCTTATGTATGCTCTTGGGGTCGGTTTATGCATAACAGGCTATACCCTGACGGATAAGATTATATTGGAATTCATGCCACCGCTTGCATTACTGGCCCTGTGCAACATTGGCTATATGCTTGTTTTAACATTGCCTGCATTACGCTCGAAAGCGGTCAAGACGGAATGGAAGATCAATAAGGTGCCGCTTATAGTCGGTTCCATCTTATCGCCGGGTTCTTACTTGTTATTCTTATTTGCTATGAATCTAGGTCCTTTATCACATCTGTCTCCGATCAGAGAGATAGGCACCGTCTTCGGTACACTGCTAGGTATACTAGTCTTGAAGGAACAGCAAGGTAGAATGAGGGTCATGATGTCGATTGCGATTACGGCAGGGATAATAATTATTGGAACACTTGGATAG